In a genomic window of Zingiber officinale cultivar Zhangliang chromosome 9B, Zo_v1.1, whole genome shotgun sequence:
- the LOC122024241 gene encoding uncharacterized protein LOC122024241 produces MPTYTAIALERLLEPGSRVSAPKPPPVVPNTVEKTAQVSTVRKSIPRPNISPALYATPETTPLPDSPSSCTSESPYLINHKRRGPRLINRFQKNDAIDGQSKQSEVEQKVDVVKEMEYDIGNYEADGVETSEGKLQNQNLGTGETGAEDSRKPTLYNLERDEDTDDFFDMQSIASSSDFEDSCSRFRSSTPRGEFFDALEEISSDGTSPSPSSYNNLEAEFREMKLHLLMEIQKRTQAEESLQNLQDLWHRLSHQLSLLGFSLPLPPSISEDMNIEHSVDPVAELSQQIVVARCVADAVVRGSARAEVEMEMEPQIASKNFEITRLWDRLQYYEAANREMSHRNQEAVEMARQQRNRRKRRQKWFWGSICLAITITGAAITWSYVPSTEAIPSESKSSTIGEQE; encoded by the exons ATGCCCACTTACACTGCGATCGCTTTGGAAAGGCTTTTGGAGCCTGGGTCTCGGGTTTCTGCTCCGAAGCCGCCGCCTGTGGTGCCGAACACGGTGGAAAAAACGGCGCAAGTGTCCACGGTAAGGAAGAGCATTCCCCGGCCGAACATTTCACCTGCCCTGTATGCTACTCCGGAGACTACTCCGCTTCCAGATTCCCCATCATCATGTACATCGGAATCCCCATATCTGATCAATCATAAGAGACGAGGGCCTCGTTTGATTAATCGTTTCCAGAAGAATGATGCCATTGATGGACAATCTAAGCAATCAGAGGTGGAACAGAAGGTTGATGTGGTAAAGGAAATGGAGTATGATATTGGGAACTATGAAGCTGATGGAGTGGAAACTAGTGAGGGGAAGCTGCAAAATCAAAATCTGGGCACAGGGGAGACGGGAGCTGAGGATTCGAGGAAGCCTACTTTATATAATCTTGAAAGAGATGAGGACACCGATGACTTTTTTGACATGCAGAGCATTGCAAGTAGCTCTGATTTTGAAGATAGCTGTAGTCGATTTAGATCAAGTACTCCTCGAGGGGAATTCTTTGATGCTCTTGAAG AGATTTCTAGCGATGGCACATCACCGTCACCATCTTCCTATAACAACCTTGAAGCCGAATTTCGTGAGATGAAGCTTCATCTCTTGATGGAGATACAGAAGCGGACGCAGGCTGAAGAATCATTGCAAAACTTGCAAGATCTCTGGCATAGACTGTCCCATCAGCTGTCACTATTAGGCTTTAGCCTTCCTCTTCCACCATCCATCTCTGAGGATATGAATATAGAACATAGTGTGGATCCTGTTGCGGAATTGTCCCAACAGATTGTTGTTGCACGATGTGTTGCTGATGCTGTCGTACGAGGTTCTGCTCGTGCTGAAGTTGAGATGGAAATGGAACCTCAGATTGCATCAAAGAATTTTGAGATTACTAGGCTATGGGATCGACTCCAATATTATGAAGCTGCTAATAGGGAAATGTCACATAGGAATCAAGAGGCAGTCG AAATGGCTAGACAACAACGGAATAGGCGCAAGAGGAGACAGAAATGGTTTTGGGGTTCAATCTGTCTTGCCATTACAATCACTGGCGCTGCTATCACTTGGTCCTATGTTCCTTCAACAGAGGCAATTCCCAGCGAAAGCAAATCTTCTACCATCGGCGAGCAAGAATGA